A single window of Streptomyces sudanensis DNA harbors:
- the map gene encoding type I methionyl aminopeptidase, protein MVEIKTDTALGAMREAGRVVARTLEAVRAAAAVGVRLRELDEAARAVLGEAGARSPFLGYRPSFAPTPFPAVICASVNDAVVHGIPDDYRLRDGDLVSVDCGAELDGWTGDAAISFTVGTPRPADLELIAATRQALDAGIAAATVGHRIGDISHAIGTVARRAGCGMPADFGGHGIGRRMHEDPHVPNRGRPGRGFPLRHGLTLAIEPMLMAGGRDDYRTDPDGWTLRTADGSRAAHIEHTVAVTEEGPRILTLL, encoded by the coding sequence ATGGTGGAGATCAAGACCGACACGGCACTGGGGGCGATGCGGGAAGCCGGGCGAGTCGTGGCCCGCACGCTGGAAGCCGTCCGCGCGGCGGCGGCCGTGGGAGTCCGCCTGCGCGAACTCGACGAAGCCGCCCGCGCCGTCCTCGGCGAGGCGGGAGCGCGCTCTCCGTTCCTGGGCTACCGGCCCTCCTTCGCCCCGACCCCCTTCCCGGCGGTGATCTGCGCCTCCGTGAACGACGCCGTCGTGCACGGCATCCCCGACGACTACCGTCTGCGCGACGGCGACCTGGTCAGCGTCGACTGCGGAGCCGAACTCGACGGCTGGACCGGTGACGCCGCGATCAGCTTCACCGTCGGCACCCCCCGTCCCGCCGACCTCGAACTCATCGCGGCCACCCGGCAGGCCTTGGACGCCGGCATCGCCGCCGCCACCGTCGGCCACCGCATCGGCGACATCTCCCATGCCATCGGCACCGTCGCCCGCAGGGCCGGCTGCGGTATGCCGGCCGACTTCGGCGGCCACGGAATCGGCCGCCGGATGCACGAGGACCCCCACGTCCCCAACCGTGGGCGTCCCGGCCGCGGCTTCCCCCTGCGCCACGGCCTCACCCTCGCCATCGAGCCCATGCTCATGGCCGGAGGGCGCGACGACTACCGCACCGACCCCGACGGATGGACCCTGCGCACGGCCGACGGCAGCCGGGCCGCCCACATCGAACACACCGTCGCCGTCACCGAGGAGGGTCCCCGCATTCTCACCCTGCTCTGA
- a CDS encoding alpha/beta hydrolase: protein MRRRRLAPLLAVGVAATLTPALPTSPAAAAPAAAPAPAAPSAAADPLARYAKQEPRWKRCDADLPAEFECAAVEVPLDYRAPGGDRIEVAVSRIRSTSPDERRGVLFSNPGGPGGQGLYMPLEMRERLPESVWRKYDLIGFDPRGVGRSSPVSCGLEPHEANWLRPHREETFDRDVAWARGFAEKCEEKAGATLPHITTRNTARDMDLLRAVLGEKRISYLGYSYGTYLGAVYTQLFPGRADRFVLDSAVDPARTWRGMIQWWAKGAEPAFDRWTGWAAGRSETYGLGETPKEVERTFWDLVERADDKPIELEGQPITGDDIRGGIRQALFSPRYATEAIVELRKAAEGEPASARRAEVFTRSEGAGTARAAGAAEVPPDNMTASFWAVVCGDNSAAWPRDPERYRRDALRDRGRYPLYGDFASSIKPCAFWGRSVEPATEVRNRVGSLVVQNEWDSQTPLPSGRALHAALKGSKMVTVLGGEGHGVYPSGNACTDGTVTRYLLTGGLPAKDVACRATAESNAEAQKNRKRDALPGSPLPERAPDRF, encoded by the coding sequence GTGCGCAGACGACGTCTCGCGCCCCTGCTGGCCGTCGGTGTCGCGGCGACGCTGACACCCGCGCTCCCCACCTCGCCGGCCGCCGCCGCTCCGGCGGCCGCCCCGGCACCGGCCGCGCCGTCGGCCGCCGCCGACCCGCTGGCCCGGTACGCGAAGCAGGAGCCGCGGTGGAAGCGGTGCGACGCCGACCTGCCGGCGGAGTTCGAGTGCGCCGCGGTCGAGGTGCCGCTGGACTACCGGGCTCCCGGCGGCGACCGCATCGAGGTGGCCGTGTCCCGGATCAGGAGCACCTCGCCCGACGAGCGGCGCGGGGTCCTGTTTTCCAACCCCGGCGGCCCCGGGGGTCAGGGGCTCTACATGCCGCTGGAGATGCGGGAGAGGCTCCCCGAGTCCGTATGGCGGAAGTACGACCTCATCGGTTTCGACCCGCGCGGCGTGGGCCGCAGCAGCCCGGTCTCCTGCGGCCTGGAGCCCCACGAGGCGAACTGGCTGCGGCCCCACAGGGAGGAGACGTTCGACAGGGACGTCGCCTGGGCGCGCGGCTTCGCGGAGAAGTGCGAGGAGAAGGCGGGCGCCACGCTCCCGCACATCACCACGCGCAACACCGCGCGGGACATGGACCTGCTCCGGGCGGTCCTCGGCGAGAAGAGGATCTCGTACCTGGGCTACTCGTACGGCACCTACCTGGGTGCCGTCTACACCCAGCTCTTCCCGGGCCGGGCCGACCGGTTCGTGCTGGACAGCGCGGTCGACCCGGCGCGCACCTGGCGGGGGATGATCCAGTGGTGGGCCAAGGGCGCCGAGCCCGCCTTCGACCGGTGGACCGGATGGGCGGCCGGACGGTCGGAGACGTACGGCCTGGGAGAGACCCCGAAGGAGGTCGAGCGGACCTTCTGGGACCTGGTCGAGCGTGCCGACGACAAGCCCATCGAGCTGGAGGGGCAGCCGATCACCGGTGACGACATCCGCGGCGGCATACGCCAGGCGCTCTTCAGCCCCCGGTACGCCACCGAGGCGATCGTGGAGCTGAGGAAGGCCGCGGAGGGCGAGCCCGCCTCCGCGAGGAGGGCCGAGGTGTTCACCCGGTCCGAGGGAGCAGGGACGGCGCGCGCCGCCGGTGCCGCCGAGGTGCCGCCCGACAACATGACGGCGAGCTTCTGGGCCGTGGTGTGCGGCGACAACTCGGCCGCCTGGCCCCGCGACCCCGAGCGCTACCGGCGGGACGCCCTCAGGGACCGCGGCCGCTACCCGCTCTACGGCGACTTCGCCTCCAGCATCAAGCCCTGCGCGTTCTGGGGCAGGTCCGTGGAGCCGGCGACCGAGGTGCGCAACCGGGTCGGCTCGCTGGTCGTCCAGAACGAGTGGGACTCGCAGACCCCGCTGCCCAGCGGCCGGGCCCTGCACGCCGCGCTGAAGGGCTCGAAGATGGTCACCGTCCTCGGCGGCGAGGGCCACGGCGTCTATCCGAGCGGCAACGCGTGCACGGACGGCACGGTCACCCGCTACCTGCTCACCGGCGGCCTCCCGGCGAAGGACGTGGCCTGCCGGGCGACGGCCGAGTCGAACGCGGAGGCGCAGAAGAACCGGAAGCGGGACGCGCTGCCCGGCTCCCCGCTCCCGGAGCGCGCCCCGGACCGCTTCTGA
- a CDS encoding RNA polymerase sigma factor has translation MDYSLHARIRAGDPEAFRELFRDHAPLVHRHAVRVTGDRTTAEDVVSLTFLEAWRLRERLLDHGDSPRPWLMGIAVNVLRNTHRAARRHRAALDRLPNRDTVPDFADELVGRLTDADQLAAAHKALARLRRTEREVFTLCVWSGLGYAEAAQALGVPVGTVRSRLSRARDRLRRLAEQELRKNREPLTGTGQVQGGRTLAARSYETHEETYG, from the coding sequence GTGGACTACTCACTACACGCCCGGATACGCGCCGGGGACCCCGAAGCGTTCCGGGAACTCTTCCGCGACCACGCACCCCTGGTTCACCGGCACGCCGTCCGCGTGACCGGTGACCGCACCACCGCCGAGGACGTCGTCTCGCTGACGTTCCTGGAGGCATGGCGGCTGCGCGAAAGACTCCTCGACCACGGTGACAGCCCCCGCCCCTGGCTCATGGGCATCGCCGTCAACGTCCTGCGCAACACCCACCGCGCCGCCCGCCGCCACCGGGCCGCGCTCGACCGCCTGCCGAACAGGGACACGGTTCCCGACTTCGCCGACGAACTCGTCGGACGCCTCACCGACGCCGACCAGCTGGCCGCCGCGCACAAGGCGCTGGCCAGGCTCCGGCGCACCGAACGCGAGGTCTTCACCCTGTGCGTGTGGTCGGGGCTCGGATACGCCGAGGCCGCCCAAGCCCTCGGCGTCCCGGTCGGCACCGTCCGCTCGCGGCTCTCCCGCGCCCGCGACCGCCTGCGCAGACTCGCGGAACAAGAACTCAGGAAGAACCGGGAACCGCTCACCGGGACCGGACAAGTACAGGGCGGCCGCACCCTCGCGGCCCGGTCGTACGAGACGCACGAGGAGACGTACGGATGA
- a CDS encoding CU044_5270 family protein yields PRDRQTLIEEHLLNEIRTPAPAPGHRKNRRALLVGVPATAAALLAVLAVNMTGAAENPPSAAGVEAPVVRVEAGSTDRLASTVQRIAAAAGAQKTPEPKPGQYIYVKSKVSYLASEVDADADRTKTWVQPLHLREIWKSPDGTKGWLDEPGYQPTGGITLDEDAPGSTPDGKDLTGGGVAHDDYDWLKARPADPDALLAYLYSVGSDERDRHQQAFEEIQAIVGEQIVPPRTAAALYRAAAEIPGVVVVDASQDAAGRTGIALARLDEETGERTEMIFDRATHAYLGSRGVQVRQSGTIKPGTVVERTAVLERAVVDAQKERPGTDGAA; encoded by the coding sequence CCCCGCGACCGCCAGACGCTGATCGAGGAGCACCTGTTGAACGAGATCCGCACCCCCGCCCCCGCCCCCGGCCACCGGAAGAACCGGCGCGCCCTGCTGGTCGGCGTCCCGGCCACGGCAGCCGCACTCCTCGCCGTGCTCGCGGTCAACATGACCGGCGCCGCCGAGAACCCGCCGAGCGCGGCGGGGGTCGAGGCGCCCGTCGTCCGGGTGGAGGCCGGCAGCACCGACCGGCTCGCCTCCACCGTCCAGCGGATCGCCGCCGCCGCCGGGGCCCAGAAGACCCCCGAGCCCAAGCCGGGCCAGTACATCTACGTCAAGAGCAAGGTGTCCTACCTCGCCTCCGAGGTCGATGCCGACGCCGACCGCACCAAGACGTGGGTGCAGCCCCTGCACCTGCGCGAGATCTGGAAGTCCCCCGACGGCACCAAGGGCTGGCTCGACGAGCCGGGGTACCAGCCCACGGGGGGCATCACGCTGGACGAGGACGCCCCCGGCTCCACGCCCGACGGCAAGGACCTCACGGGCGGCGGTGTCGCCCACGACGACTACGACTGGCTCAAGGCCCGTCCCGCCGACCCCGACGCCCTGCTCGCCTACCTCTACAGCGTGGGCAGCGACGAACGCGACCGCCACCAGCAGGCGTTCGAGGAGATCCAGGCGATCGTCGGCGAGCAGATCGTGCCTCCCCGGACCGCCGCCGCCCTCTACCGCGCCGCCGCCGAAATCCCCGGCGTGGTCGTCGTCGACGCCTCCCAGGACGCCGCCGGCCGCACCGGGATCGCGCTGGCCCGCCTGGACGAGGAGACCGGCGAGCGCACCGAGATGATCTTCGATCGCGCCACCCACGCCTACCTCGGCAGCCGGGGCGTCCAGGTCAGGCAGTCCGGCACCATCAAGCCCGGCACCGTCGTCGAACGCACGGCCGTCCTCGAACGCGCCGTCGTCGACGCCCAGAAGGAGCGCCCCGGCACCGACGGCGCGGCCTGA
- a CDS encoding helix-turn-helix domain-containing protein translates to MVRVPLSPQERQRGERFGMLLRQARGDRSMADVAAVAGVSAETLRKIETGRAPTPAFFTVAALAHALDLSLDELAAACAEDAEDGGRAVSA, encoded by the coding sequence ATGGTGAGAGTTCCTTTGAGCCCGCAGGAGCGGCAGCGCGGAGAGCGCTTCGGAATGCTGCTCCGCCAGGCCCGCGGCGACCGCAGCATGGCCGACGTGGCGGCGGTAGCCGGAGTGTCCGCCGAGACGCTTCGCAAGATCGAGACCGGTCGGGCCCCGACCCCGGCCTTCTTCACCGTGGCGGCCCTGGCCCACGCGCTGGACCTGTCCCTGGACGAACTCGCCGCCGCCTGCGCGGAGGACGCCGAGGACGGCGGGCGGGCCGTGTCGGCGTGA
- a CDS encoding MBL fold metallo-hydrolase, producing the protein MTHHPGPLVFVRFYLDCLSHASYLVGDRTTGRAVVVDPRRDVNDYLSTAERHGLTIERVIETHVHADFLSGHLELAERTGARISYGSAAALDFDTDPLDDGEHLSLGEVDLEVLHTPGHTPESICLVVREHAGDAVPYGVLTGDTLFIGDVGRPDLLAARGRSAEDMARALYRSTRGRLLTLPDDTRVHPAHGAGSACGKNLSTEPSSTIGEQRRGNHALADMTEDEFVSLVTGGQPAAPAYFAFTSERNRQARPLFDEDAPVPALTPAAFLEARAGGATVLDTRDPEAFASAHLPGAVNVPLGGRFAELAGQVLDARSRIVLCGAPDTAREARNRLARIGFDHVLGALGTTVDAVGDEHLTATARVEAEALAGRLAKDPDGVELVDVRGPDEVREKGTLPGARLLPLPELTARLGELPAGRSLTVLCAGGNRSSVAASVLRARGFDATDLRGGFSAWRGPVAHPAGTAPDGAPQ; encoded by the coding sequence ATGACGCACCACCCCGGACCGCTGGTCTTCGTGCGGTTCTACCTCGACTGCCTCTCCCACGCCTCGTACCTCGTCGGCGACCGCACCACCGGCCGGGCCGTCGTGGTCGACCCCCGGCGCGACGTCAACGACTACCTCTCCACCGCCGAGCGCCACGGCCTGACCATCGAGCGCGTCATCGAGACCCACGTCCACGCCGACTTCCTCTCCGGCCACCTGGAACTGGCCGAACGCACCGGCGCCCGCATCTCCTACGGCTCCGCCGCCGCACTCGACTTCGACACCGACCCCCTGGACGACGGCGAGCACCTGAGCCTCGGCGAGGTCGACCTGGAGGTCCTCCACACCCCGGGCCACACCCCCGAGTCGATCTGCCTCGTCGTACGCGAACACGCCGGCGACGCCGTCCCCTACGGGGTCCTCACCGGCGACACGCTGTTCATCGGCGACGTCGGCCGCCCCGACCTGCTCGCCGCCCGCGGCCGCTCCGCCGAGGACATGGCCCGCGCCCTGTACCGCTCGACCCGCGGGCGCCTGCTCACGCTCCCCGACGACACGCGCGTCCACCCGGCGCACGGAGCCGGCTCGGCCTGCGGCAAGAACCTCTCCACCGAACCGAGCTCCACGATCGGGGAGCAGCGCCGCGGCAACCACGCCCTGGCCGACATGACCGAGGACGAGTTCGTCTCCCTGGTGACCGGGGGCCAGCCCGCCGCCCCCGCCTACTTCGCGTTCACCTCCGAGCGCAACCGCCAGGCCCGCCCGCTTTTCGACGAGGACGCCCCGGTCCCCGCCCTCACCCCGGCCGCCTTCCTCGAGGCCCGGGCGGGCGGCGCCACCGTCCTGGACACGCGGGACCCGGAGGCGTTCGCCTCCGCCCACCTGCCCGGCGCGGTCAACGTCCCCCTCGGCGGCCGGTTCGCCGAACTCGCGGGCCAGGTGCTCGACGCCCGGAGCCGCATCGTGCTGTGCGGCGCCCCGGACACCGCGCGCGAGGCCCGCAACCGCCTCGCCCGCATCGGCTTCGACCACGTCCTCGGCGCCCTGGGCACCACGGTCGACGCCGTCGGCGACGAGCACCTGACCGCCACCGCGCGGGTGGAGGCCGAGGCCCTCGCCGGCCGGCTCGCAAAGGACCCGGACGGCGTCGAACTGGTGGACGTACGCGGCCCGGACGAGGTGCGCGAGAAGGGCACCCTCCCCGGCGCCCGGCTCCTCCCGCTGCCCGAACTGACCGCCCGCCTCGGCGAACTGCCGGCCGGCCGATCGCTGACCGTGCTCTGCGCCGGCGGCAACCGCTCGTCGGTCGCCGCGTCCGTACTGCGCGCCCGCGGCTTCGACGCCACCGACCTGCGCGGCGGATTCTCCGCGTGGCGCGGCCCGGTGGCACACCCCGCCGGCACGGCACCGGACGGCGCCCCGCAGTGA
- a CDS encoding cation-translocating P-type ATPase codes for MSRHTSAAPGRPAPPGPSAPRPVADPYRREAAEVADLLGVAPATGLTAADAERRVAAWGANELAAPARRPRWLRLLDQFRSWLAGILLAAAVIAGVIGDLKDAVVITLVLFVNAVIGYLQERRAERSLDALRRMLVPTARVRREGRVRTVPARTLVPGDVVLLEAGDRVPADGRLVVAESVEAAEAALTGESHPVAKTTAPVAAAGGEPVPAAERTGMLFMNTALTRGRAEMVVTATGMRTEVGAIAEALRTGVEPPSPLQVQMDSLGRRLALVSAAAVVLYALVALLRGEALPDLALRAVALAVAAIPEGLPAVLALTLALGVHRMARRGAIVKHLASVEALGSATVVCSDKTGTLTLNEMTTRALWAGGRHHEVTGEGYETAGAVRPADGGAAALDLRRAVLPFALCNDARLTPDGRGAAGDPTEAALLVLAAKTGLDTGALHARTPRTGEVPFDPAVKYMATFHHDADAASVRVHVKGAVDVLLDRCTHILTEDGPAPLDAGHRRAVDDAVRLMGDRGLRVLGAATAVTDRSRPDRVAGLTLTAVAGIADPPRPQARDAVALARAAGVTVKMITGDHAGTAAAIARELGITGDVLTGAELDRMSREDLADRIEDVGVFARVAPEHKVTIVRILSERGHIVAMTGDGVNDAAALRAAHIGVAMGATGTDVAKEAADMVLTDDDFSTIVRAVREGRSIYDNIVTFVRFQLSTNIGAILTLLAAVVAGLPAPMSAIQLLWVNIIMDGPPAMALGVDPPRDNVMSRPPRPPGERILSVRRLAAAVRAGAVMATGTLVVFAVARHLAGTPAAATMAFTTFVLFQLCNALAARNEDGPVLGRHQFHNRLLWACLAAVFLLQVTAVQVPLARGVFGTVPLSLTQWAVCLATASTVLLTEHLWRTARARPGRLRRV; via the coding sequence GTGTCCCGGCACACTTCCGCCGCCCCCGGGCGCCCGGCCCCGCCCGGACCTTCGGCCCCCCGGCCGGTGGCCGACCCCTACCGGCGGGAGGCCGCCGAGGTGGCGGACCTGCTGGGCGTGGCCCCGGCCACCGGCCTGACCGCGGCGGACGCCGAGCGGCGGGTTGCCGCCTGGGGCGCCAACGAACTGGCCGCCCCCGCCCGCCGGCCGCGGTGGCTGCGCCTGCTGGACCAGTTCCGCAGCTGGCTGGCCGGCATCCTGCTCGCCGCCGCCGTCATCGCCGGAGTCATCGGCGACCTCAAGGACGCCGTCGTCATCACCCTGGTCCTCTTCGTCAACGCGGTCATCGGCTACCTGCAGGAACGCCGCGCCGAACGCAGCCTGGACGCCCTGCGGCGGATGCTGGTGCCCACCGCCCGGGTGCGCCGGGAGGGCCGGGTCCGGACGGTGCCGGCCCGCACCCTGGTGCCCGGTGACGTGGTCCTCCTGGAGGCCGGCGACCGCGTCCCGGCGGACGGGCGCCTGGTGGTGGCCGAATCCGTCGAGGCCGCCGAGGCCGCGCTGACCGGCGAGTCCCACCCGGTGGCCAAGACGACCGCGCCCGTCGCCGCCGCGGGCGGCGAGCCCGTACCCGCCGCCGAACGCACCGGCATGCTCTTCATGAACACCGCCCTGACCCGCGGCCGCGCCGAGATGGTCGTCACCGCGACCGGCATGCGCACCGAGGTCGGCGCCATCGCCGAGGCGCTGCGCACCGGCGTCGAACCGCCCAGCCCGCTGCAGGTCCAGATGGACAGCCTCGGCCGGCGCCTGGCCCTGGTCAGTGCCGCCGCGGTCGTCCTGTACGCGCTGGTGGCCCTCCTGCGCGGCGAGGCCCTGCCCGACCTGGCGCTACGCGCGGTGGCCCTGGCCGTCGCCGCGATCCCCGAGGGACTGCCCGCCGTCCTGGCCCTCACCCTGGCCCTGGGCGTCCACCGCATGGCCCGCCGCGGCGCCATCGTCAAGCACCTCGCCTCCGTCGAGGCGCTCGGTTCGGCGACCGTGGTGTGCAGCGACAAGACCGGCACCCTCACCCTGAACGAGATGACCACCCGCGCCCTGTGGGCGGGCGGGCGCCACCACGAGGTGACCGGCGAGGGGTACGAGACCGCCGGCGCGGTGCGCCCCGCCGACGGCGGGGCCGCCGCCCTGGACCTGCGCCGGGCGGTGCTGCCGTTCGCGCTGTGCAACGACGCCCGCCTCACCCCCGACGGGCGGGGCGCCGCCGGCGACCCCACCGAGGCCGCCCTCCTGGTGCTCGCCGCCAAGACCGGCCTGGACACCGGCGCCCTGCACGCCCGCACACCCCGCACCGGGGAGGTGCCCTTCGACCCGGCCGTCAAGTACATGGCCACCTTCCACCACGACGCCGACGCCGCCTCCGTCCGCGTCCACGTCAAGGGAGCCGTCGACGTCCTGCTGGACCGCTGCACCCACATCCTGACGGAGGACGGCCCCGCCCCCCTCGACGCCGGGCACCGCCGGGCGGTCGACGACGCCGTCCGGCTCATGGGCGACCGGGGCCTGCGCGTCCTGGGCGCCGCCACCGCGGTCACCGACCGGTCCCGGCCCGACCGGGTGGCGGGCCTGACCCTCACGGCGGTCGCCGGGATCGCCGACCCGCCCCGCCCCCAGGCCCGCGACGCGGTCGCCCTGGCCCGGGCCGCCGGCGTCACCGTCAAGATGATCACCGGGGACCACGCCGGCACCGCCGCCGCCATCGCCCGCGAACTGGGCATCACCGGCGACGTCCTCACCGGCGCCGAGCTGGACCGGATGAGCCGGGAGGACCTCGCCGACCGCATCGAGGACGTCGGCGTCTTCGCCCGCGTCGCCCCCGAGCACAAGGTGACCATCGTCCGTATCCTGTCCGAGCGCGGCCACATCGTCGCCATGACCGGCGACGGCGTCAACGACGCCGCCGCCCTGCGCGCCGCCCACATCGGCGTCGCCATGGGCGCCACCGGCACCGACGTGGCCAAGGAAGCCGCCGACATGGTCCTGACCGACGACGACTTCTCCACCATCGTCCGCGCGGTCCGCGAAGGCCGCTCCATCTACGACAACATCGTCACCTTCGTCCGCTTCCAGCTGTCCACCAACATCGGCGCCATCCTCACCCTGCTGGCCGCGGTCGTGGCCGGACTGCCCGCGCCGATGTCCGCGATCCAGCTGCTGTGGGTCAACATCATCATGGACGGGCCGCCCGCGATGGCCCTGGGCGTCGACCCGCCCCGCGACAACGTGATGAGCCGTCCTCCCCGCCCGCCCGGCGAACGCATCCTCAGCGTCCGCCGCCTGGCCGCCGCCGTCCGCGCCGGCGCCGTCATGGCCACCGGAACCCTGGTCGTCTTCGCCGTCGCCCGGCACCTCGCCGGCACCCCCGCCGCGGCCACCATGGCCTTCACCACCTTCGTCCTCTTCCAGCTGTGCAACGCCCTGGCCGCCCGCAACGAGGACGGCCCCGTCCTGGGCCGCCACCAGTTCCACAACCGCCTCCTGTGGGCCTGCCTCGCCGCGGTGTTCCTCCTGCAGGTCACGGCCGTCCAGGTGCCCCTGGCCCGAGGGGTCTTCGGCACCGTTCCGCTCAGCCTCACCCAGTGGGCGGTCTGCCTGGCCACCGCTTCCACCGTGCTGCTGACCGAGCACCTCTGGCGCACCGCCCGAGCCCGGCCGGGACGCCTCCGGCGTGTCTGA
- a CDS encoding GntR family transcriptional regulator, giving the protein MSVSPVPLPDSGRAPETARPGPRPLARSTGTPLWAQLRADLLRRLEGGEFREVFPGEHDLVAEYRVSRHTVREALRQLRAQGLVTAQRGRPSRLTAARPLEQKVGEPYSLFRSVEEVGAVQRSVVHALDQRADGVVAARLGLEESTPLVYLERLRLADEEPLAVDRVWLPAAVARPLLDVDLTRTSLYEELERHCATRVRSGWERIRAVVPGRGERILLHCPESIALFAIDRLGHDADRRPVEWRQTLVRADRFAVSAAFSADDGYRLGTPARTL; this is encoded by the coding sequence GTGTCCGTATCACCCGTCCCGCTCCCCGACTCCGGCAGGGCGCCGGAGACCGCACGGCCCGGCCCCCGCCCCCTCGCCCGGTCCACGGGCACGCCCCTGTGGGCGCAGCTCCGCGCCGACCTGCTACGACGCCTCGAAGGCGGGGAGTTCCGCGAAGTCTTCCCCGGGGAGCACGACCTCGTCGCCGAGTACCGCGTCAGCCGGCACACGGTCCGCGAGGCCCTCCGGCAGCTCCGTGCGCAGGGCCTCGTCACCGCGCAGCGCGGCAGGCCCTCCCGGCTCACCGCGGCCCGCCCCCTGGAACAGAAGGTCGGCGAGCCGTACAGCCTCTTCCGGTCCGTCGAGGAGGTCGGTGCCGTCCAGCGCAGCGTCGTGCACGCGCTCGACCAGCGTGCCGACGGTGTCGTCGCCGCCCGCCTGGGACTGGAGGAGTCCACACCGCTCGTCTACCTCGAACGCCTCCGCCTCGCCGACGAGGAGCCGCTCGCCGTCGACCGGGTCTGGCTCCCCGCGGCCGTGGCCCGCCCGCTCCTGGACGTCGACCTCACCCGCACCTCCCTCTACGAGGAGCTCGAACGCCACTGCGCCACCCGTGTCCGCAGCGGCTGGGAACGCATCCGGGCCGTCGTCCCCGGACGCGGAGAGCGCATCCTGCTCCACTGCCCCGAGTCCATCGCGCTGTTCGCCATCGACCGGCTCGGCCACGACGCCGACCGGCGCCCGGTCGAGTGGCGGCAGACGCTCGTCCGCGCGGACCGCTTCGCCGTCTCCGCCGCGTTCTCCGCCGACGACGGCTACCGGCTGGGCACCCCCGCCCGCACGCTCTGA
- a CDS encoding universal stress protein, with translation MIVGVDGSPSSFDAVDLAAREARLRGAPLRLVHAFGHPSTGVLPWNPAGHGLEPMVEGVLARAEQRAHAVAPGIELTRSVVAGEALEVLRIESRSAALAVVGSRGLSGFAGLLLGSTAVHLAAHGHCPLLVLRGRPDPSGPVLLAVDGSRAGRAAIGFAFAEAALRGAPLVALHVWNTWNDHAYEGPGDPPAVLVADVERLREAEQRLLDEAIAPWQEAYPRVAVERRLIRSRIRPALVDASRDAQLLVTGARGRGGFTGLLLGSVSQALLHHAHCPVAVVRGEE, from the coding sequence GTGATCGTAGGGGTGGACGGCTCCCCCTCCAGCTTCGACGCGGTGGACCTCGCGGCCCGCGAGGCGCGGCTGCGCGGGGCGCCGCTGCGCCTGGTGCACGCCTTCGGCCACCCGTCGACGGGCGTCCTGCCGTGGAACCCGGCCGGGCACGGCCTGGAGCCGATGGTGGAGGGCGTACTGGCACGGGCCGAGCAGCGGGCACACGCCGTCGCGCCGGGCATCGAGCTCACCCGGTCCGTGGTGGCCGGCGAAGCACTCGAGGTGCTGCGGATCGAGTCGCGCTCCGCCGCGCTGGCGGTGGTCGGCAGCCGGGGCCTCTCCGGCTTCGCCGGGCTGCTGCTGGGCTCCACCGCGGTGCACCTGGCCGCCCACGGCCACTGCCCGCTCCTCGTGCTGCGCGGCCGGCCCGACCCGTCCGGCCCGGTGCTCCTGGCGGTGGACGGCTCCCGCGCCGGGCGGGCGGCGATCGGCTTCGCGTTCGCCGAGGCCGCCCTGCGCGGGGCGCCCCTGGTGGCGCTCCACGTGTGGAACACCTGGAACGACCACGCCTACGAAGGCCCCGGGGACCCGCCGGCCGTCCTGGTCGCGGACGTCGAACGGCTCCGCGAGGCCGAGCAGCGCCTGCTGGACGAGGCGATCGCGCCCTGGCAGGAGGCGTACCCGCGGGTCGCGGTGGAGCGGCGCCTGATCCGCTCCCGCATCCGCCCCGCCCTCGTCGACGCGAGCCGCGACGCCCAGCTCCTCGTGACCGGAGCCAGGGGCCGGGGAGGCTTCACCGGGCTGCTGCTCGGCTCGGTCAGCCAGGCCCTCCTCCACCACGCCCACTGCCCCGTCGCCGTCGTCCGCGGCGAGGAGTGA